The Thermodesulfobacteriota bacterium sequence GTAGCCAAGATTTGATTTACTACTGGCTGCCATCATTTTGAACGGTAGTAATTTAATGAACGAACATAACCAACCGGCTGGCTCGTAAAACCATGACTTTTCGTTCAGGCACTAGTTAAGTTGTTGCATTCAGATTTGCGCCGTGTCAGGAGTCCTTGATTGGAGCTGTCCGTTACTTTCCTTTTATTTCCTCTTTCAACAGGCAGCATGCAACCTTGTATTCAGGAATGCCATCTTTGGTGTATGACAAATTTTCAGGCTGAATGAGTCTGTTCATCACACACCCTTCGGGAATATTAAGCTTAAACAGGTCGCTTTCGTTTATCCTTTTGGTTTTAAACAGTTTGTTGTTTTTGATTTCCAGACTGTGGATGGGAAAGTCCTCACACAGAGGGCATCTGTATACCCGGCCATTTGGAAAGATAAAATAGTTCTCAGCCACCAGACCGGCGCACTCAAATATGTCCTCTGGGCCTAAAAAAACTTTTGGGTATGTCACGGTGACACCAAGGTTGGCTACCTTTTGGGCAACATCAGGAATTTTAGCCAGCCATTGAGAGTGCAATACCTGGCTCGTTGGTGAACCCTCTCCTGCGGACTTTCCCCTGAGACCGATGACCTGGATAAAAAACCGCTTGATGCCAAGATCCCTAATAAGCGGTACCATCATATTGAGTTCATGTAAATTTGCCCTGCTCACCGTATAAATAAGGCTGGTGGCAAATCCCCTGGAGACCGCCTCGTGGATACCGGCAACGCATGTATGATATGATCCTTTTCCCCTTATCCAGTCGTTTGTTTTCGAGGTGGCACCATCAAGGCTGAAACTGAAGTAATCCACATCTTCCGGTTTGACTTTTGAAAGGATATCATTAAAAAGGTATCCGTTTGTATCGATGGTAATGGAATGGTAACCAAGATCGTCTGCTTTTTTTATGGCGAGCGAAAGGTCTGGATGCATGGTGGGCTCACCGCCTAAAAAAATGACATTGGTTTTGATGCTTTTTTT is a genomic window containing:
- a CDS encoding radical SAM protein, which gives rise to MKQTVSFSKNAINVFFHILTNCNLKCRHCYINTEQHGKKKLPLSTINAWLGIFAKKSIKTNVIFLGGEPTMHPDLSLAIKKADDLGYHSITIDTNGYLFNDILSKVKPEDVDYFSFSLDGATSKTNDWIRGKGSYHTCVAGIHEAVSRGFATSLIYTVSRANLHELNMMVPLIRDLGIKRFFIQVIGLRGKSAGEGSPTSQVLHSQWLAKIPDVAQKVANLGVTVTYPKVFLGPEDIFECAGLVAENYFIFPNGRVYRCPLCEDFPIHSLEIKNNKLFKTKRINESDLFKLNIPEGCVMNRLIQPENLSYTKDGIPEYKVACCLLKEEIKGK